Proteins encoded within one genomic window of Orcinus orca chromosome 21, mOrcOrc1.1, whole genome shotgun sequence:
- the LOC125962829 gene encoding endogenous retrovirus group K member 7 Env polyprotein-like — protein MQYNMRFYITCQQCILTTCIIPEMNVSTIMVLKRPAYIVLPVALNESWYTDIGAEIIRQVGELIRPKRFVATLILGISALIGILSSFTVATYALVKEVQTAQYANDLSKNISLALATQEAIDRKLEAKVDALEEAVLHIGQELAALKIRLSLTCHKKYSWICVTPLKVNYSEYSWEQIQMHILNVWNSSDLGIDLEHLHTQIYDIAASQYDMNPSKAAAEFLQNLQSYFKNNSFMHILINYGAAGVVIILLLISFPVIIRLIQTALQSVYRTKVELHTAFLKNKKGGDVGSHIGSAFELQHRRDP, from the coding sequence ATGCAGTATAATATGAGGTTTTATATTACTTGTCAGCAATGTATATTAACCACTTGCATTATTCCTGAAATGAATGTTTCAACTATAATGGTGTTAAAAAGACCAGCTTATATTGTGCTGCCAGTAGCGCTTAATGAATCTTGGTATACAGATATAGGGGCGGAAATTATAAGACAGGTTGGAGAGCTCATACGGCCAAAAAGATTTGTGGCTACTTTGATTTTGGGAATTTCCGCCTTAATAGGAATATTAAGCTCTTTTACTGTCGCAACATATGCTTTAGTGAAGGAAGTGCAAACAGCACAAtatgctaatgatttatcaaaaaatatatccttgGCTTTGGCAACTCAAGAAGCAATAGATAGAAAGTTAGAAGCTAAAGTTGATGCCCTTGAAGAAGCAGTTTTACATATTGGTCAAGAacttgctgctttaaaaattcgCTTATCTTTAACATGCCATAAAAAATATTCGTGGATATGTGTTActcctttaaaagtaaattattctgAATATTCTTGGGAACAAattcaaatgcatattttaaatgtatggaaTTCTAGTGATTTGGGAATTGATTTGGAACATTTACATACACAAATTTATGATATTGCAGCCTCTCAATATGATATGAATCCCTCTAAAGCTGCTgcagaatttttacaaaatttacaaagttattttaaaaataattcctttatgcatattttaataaattatggggctgccggagtggttataattttgcttcttatttcttttccagtcatTATCCGATTAATTCAAACTGCCCTTCAAAGTGTATACAGAACCAAAGTGGAATTacatactgcctttttaaaaaataaaaaagggggagatgtcgggagccacataggaagtgcctttgagttacagcacagacgagacccgtag